From the Desulfohalovibrio reitneri genome, one window contains:
- a CDS encoding YkgJ family cysteine cluster protein: MTNAPVPGGFSLSVLEKYLLRRGFAVRDRCLRDGTVLSIAAHSFLGEVVYPNPFYHYLERDRAEDTRRAAEEAAVLLDMEAGELRGAALAGYARTPAGFACRRCGGCCSMADAVHGRLTLEEVEYWREAGQERILRLVVPERRASYVLYTAWRNPRTGKHFAGCPWLHRGNGGETTCSIHAHRPLKCRSFPINREHGERGRCAGFHTVPESLSRPRGHDPAA; the protein is encoded by the coding sequence GTGACCAACGCTCCCGTACCAGGCGGATTCAGCCTGTCCGTGCTGGAAAAGTACCTGCTGCGCCGGGGCTTCGCCGTGCGCGACCGCTGCCTGCGCGACGGAACCGTGCTCAGCATCGCCGCCCACTCGTTCCTGGGCGAGGTGGTCTATCCCAACCCCTTCTATCACTACCTGGAACGCGACCGCGCCGAGGACACCCGGCGAGCCGCGGAGGAAGCGGCCGTTCTGCTGGACATGGAAGCGGGAGAACTGCGCGGGGCCGCCCTGGCCGGGTATGCCCGCACCCCGGCTGGTTTCGCCTGCCGCCGCTGCGGGGGGTGCTGCTCCATGGCCGACGCCGTGCACGGCAGATTGACCCTGGAAGAGGTGGAGTACTGGAGGGAAGCGGGACAGGAACGCATCTTGCGGCTGGTCGTACCGGAACGACGCGCCAGCTACGTGCTCTATACAGCTTGGCGCAATCCACGCACCGGAAAACACTTCGCGGGGTGCCCCTGGCTGCATCGCGGCAACGGAGGGGAAACCACCTGCTCGATTCATGCGCATCGACCGCTCAAGTGCCGCAGCTTCCCCATAAACCGCGAACACGGCGAACGTGGGCGGTGCGCTGGCTTTCACACCGTGCCGGAAAGTCTGTCCAGACCGCGCGGACACGACCCCGCCGCATGA